The proteins below are encoded in one region of Nocardioides marmorisolisilvae:
- a CDS encoding ABC transporter substrate-binding protein: MFKQKRALGGVAGGLLVAMAVAGCGAGNTKAQTNAEGMAYSTDCSKIDLSVAPKSPAKLTFAHGTAAEEPIYLMQANVGTTPNRGKWYDPTYTTITKSSDRMTSIVSGQIDGASMSIPPLISAKAKGLDFSLVASISKEAKGHFLSTFVALKSSGIKSVKDLKGKTIAIADYGTSQDYWAQKAVASAGLDPKKDVKYAVIPLSSMEEALRNHTADVVGLVEPFYSIAQEKGALVDVFDSLTGSDVDQELQDAIFGNKYIKANAGAVCAWIADYKQTVAAYNADVKKGKQQILDAKIIQAPADVYLGADDWARPEGGVIDLTDLDALIKSMKAVGIVSSDANVTAKDMVFPGISNTQ, from the coding sequence ATGTTCAAGCAGAAGAGGGCTCTCGGCGGAGTTGCAGGCGGCCTGCTGGTGGCCATGGCAGTGGCTGGCTGCGGTGCCGGCAACACCAAGGCGCAGACCAATGCCGAAGGCATGGCCTACTCCACGGACTGTTCCAAGATCGACCTTTCGGTCGCGCCCAAGTCCCCGGCCAAGCTCACGTTCGCACACGGCACTGCGGCCGAGGAACCGATCTACCTGATGCAGGCGAATGTCGGCACCACTCCGAACCGCGGCAAGTGGTACGACCCGACGTACACGACCATCACCAAGTCGAGCGACCGGATGACCTCGATCGTGTCTGGTCAGATCGACGGCGCGTCGATGTCTATCCCGCCGCTGATCAGTGCCAAGGCCAAGGGCCTCGACTTCAGCCTGGTCGCCTCGATCAGCAAGGAGGCAAAGGGGCACTTCCTGAGCACCTTCGTCGCGCTGAAGTCGAGCGGGATCAAGTCGGTGAAGGATCTCAAGGGCAAGACCATCGCGATCGCTGACTACGGCACGTCGCAGGACTACTGGGCCCAGAAGGCGGTCGCATCGGCGGGACTGGACCCGAAGAAGGATGTGAAGTACGCCGTCATCCCGCTCTCAAGCATGGAGGAGGCACTGCGCAACCACACTGCCGACGTCGTTGGCCTGGTCGAGCCGTTCTACTCGATCGCACAGGAGAAGGGCGCGCTGGTCGACGTCTTCGACTCGTTGACCGGGTCCGACGTCGACCAGGAGTTGCAGGACGCAATCTTCGGCAACAAGTACATCAAGGCCAACGCGGGCGCCGTGTGCGCCTGGATCGCTGACTACAAGCAGACCGTCGCCGCATACAACGCCGACGTGAAGAAGGGCAAGCAGCAGATCCTGGACGCCAAGATCATCCAGGCACCCGCCGACGTCTACCTCGGTGCCGACGACTGGGCCCGACCCGAGGGCGGCGTCATCGACCTGACCGACCTTGATGCCCTCATCAAGAGCATGAAGGCCGTCGGGATCGTCAGCTCGGACGCGAATGTCACCGCGAAGGACATGGTCTTCCCGGGCATTTCGAACACCCAGTGA
- a CDS encoding ABC transporter ATP-binding protein, which translates to MATRHTESMMNTEATGPDVQPILEIKGVRKTFRRGKRTVEALAEVELQVRDGEFLTILGPSGCGKSTLLHIIGGFETATAGSVHLEGRPVTGPGRALGMMFQHGALFPWKNVLDNVAWPLVAARVGRREARAAAMEYVELVGLSGFQDSYPGELSGGMRQRVALARTLALKPRVLLMDEPFGALDAQTRELMQEELNRVWSTTGTTVVFVTHDINEAAFLGDRVVVMGARPGRIVHVEQVALPRPRTAESKKDPRLLEQHNRLWDVLRNEMQPRADGAGR; encoded by the coding sequence ATGGCCACTCGACACACCGAGTCGATGATGAACACCGAGGCCACCGGTCCCGACGTCCAGCCGATCCTCGAGATCAAGGGGGTCCGCAAGACCTTCCGACGCGGCAAGCGAACGGTCGAGGCGCTGGCGGAGGTCGAGTTACAGGTCCGTGACGGCGAGTTCTTGACCATCCTGGGACCGAGTGGCTGCGGCAAGAGCACGCTGCTACACATCATCGGAGGGTTCGAGACCGCCACAGCGGGTTCGGTCCACCTGGAGGGCCGACCCGTCACCGGGCCAGGTCGGGCCCTGGGGATGATGTTCCAGCACGGCGCACTCTTCCCCTGGAAGAACGTGCTCGACAATGTCGCCTGGCCGCTCGTGGCAGCCAGAGTCGGGCGCCGCGAGGCCCGCGCAGCCGCGATGGAGTACGTCGAGCTGGTCGGCCTGAGCGGATTCCAGGACTCCTACCCCGGTGAGCTCTCGGGAGGCATGAGGCAGCGGGTGGCTCTTGCCCGGACCTTGGCGCTCAAGCCGCGGGTCCTGCTGATGGATGAACCGTTCGGCGCCCTCGACGCTCAGACCAGGGAACTCATGCAAGAGGAGCTGAACAGGGTGTGGAGCACGACCGGGACCACCGTCGTCTTCGTCACTCACGACATCAACGAGGCGGCCTTCCTCGGGGACCGCGTGGTGGTGATGGGTGCCCGGCCCGGCCGAATCGTGCACGTCGAGCAGGTCGCCCTGCCGCGCCCTCGCACGGCGGAGTCCAAGAAGGACCCGCGACTGCTCGAACAGCACAACCGCCTGTGGGACGTGCTGCGCAACGAAATGCAGCCGCGTGCGGACGGAGCTGGCCGATGA
- a CDS encoding ABC transporter permease, translating to MSSAAAVPSLVEVGHGDPRDSVYEWMLAKKWPLSLISFVVVLTVWELAGTTGVLPDYILSPLEIVRGVATAHDEGLLIPALVTSGRRLLAGFAIGTGCGIVLGLLSGRSWLVGKLVDPLVSVANPLPKIALLPVFAVWLGFTDVTRVSVIALGCFFPAYINSASGTRLVEKNLVRVAENAEASRLRRFFGVVLPAALPRVLVGTRIALALSFVTLFAGEIVVSPDGVGGMLYNGYQNGRYDVMYGGLLVLALAGFLADLLLGWVGVRLTRGQAIEAVGHDGR from the coding sequence ATGAGCTCCGCGGCTGCCGTTCCGTCGCTGGTCGAGGTGGGGCATGGCGACCCACGAGACTCCGTGTACGAGTGGATGCTCGCCAAGAAGTGGCCGCTCTCCCTGATCTCCTTCGTGGTCGTGCTGACCGTCTGGGAGCTCGCGGGGACGACCGGCGTGCTGCCCGACTACATCCTGAGCCCGCTTGAGATCGTGCGCGGTGTTGCGACCGCGCACGATGAGGGCCTGCTGATACCGGCACTCGTCACGAGTGGGCGGCGGTTACTGGCCGGATTCGCCATCGGCACCGGCTGCGGAATCGTGCTCGGCCTGCTATCCGGCCGGAGCTGGCTCGTCGGCAAGCTCGTCGATCCCCTGGTCAGTGTCGCCAACCCGCTCCCGAAGATCGCACTCCTGCCAGTGTTCGCAGTGTGGCTCGGCTTCACAGACGTGACCCGGGTCAGCGTCATCGCCCTGGGCTGCTTCTTTCCGGCGTACATCAACTCCGCGAGCGGAACCCGACTCGTCGAGAAGAACCTAGTGCGTGTCGCGGAGAATGCTGAGGCCTCTCGCCTGCGCCGGTTCTTCGGGGTCGTCCTCCCTGCCGCCCTGCCCCGGGTGTTGGTGGGTACCCGGATCGCCCTTGCGCTGTCCTTCGTCACCCTGTTCGCCGGTGAGATCGTGGTGAGTCCCGACGGCGTCGGCGGCATGCTTTACAACGGATACCAGAACGGCCGCTACGACGTGATGTATGGCGGCCTGCTGGTCCTGGCCCTGGCCGGCTTCCTGGCCGATCTCCTGCTTGGCTGGGTCGGAGTCAGGTTGACGCGTGGCCAGGCGATCGAGGCGGTGGGTCACGATGGCCGTTGA
- a CDS encoding ABC transporter permease, translating to MAVDRASKTARRWLAITLTVLSLGVPVILWQVNAMIQQNPVLAPGLGRIWDTMVSSANSGDLWYNASVSIRSGLEGLLLAAVLGVALGVLMAQSRLASAIVSPFLSATYPVPKLALYPVFILMLGLGTLPVVVLVALECMYPIAYNTLQGVQSTNKELVRAAANADAGRWRTFTAVQVPSALPAFLTGLRISVPIMVVVTVVVEMLGQSRGLGFLIRDAGRTFEPSQALGVILLLGVLGFVLDQLLQVATRQIVFWEARSDA from the coding sequence ATGGCCGTTGACCGAGCCTCGAAGACGGCACGCAGGTGGCTCGCCATTACGCTGACGGTGCTCAGCCTGGGTGTTCCGGTGATCCTGTGGCAGGTCAACGCCATGATCCAGCAGAACCCTGTCCTGGCACCGGGCCTGGGCCGCATCTGGGACACCATGGTGAGCTCGGCGAACTCCGGAGACCTCTGGTACAACGCTTCCGTCTCCATTCGGTCGGGTCTGGAAGGCCTGCTGCTGGCGGCAGTGCTGGGGGTCGCGCTGGGCGTGCTGATGGCACAGAGCCGACTGGCCAGTGCGATCGTGTCGCCCTTCCTCAGCGCCACCTACCCGGTGCCGAAGCTGGCGCTCTATCCGGTCTTCATCCTGATGCTGGGCCTGGGCACCCTGCCCGTAGTGGTCCTCGTTGCCCTGGAATGCATGTACCCGATCGCTTACAACACGCTCCAGGGCGTGCAGTCCACCAACAAGGAACTGGTGCGCGCGGCGGCCAATGCGGACGCCGGCCGGTGGCGGACATTCACGGCAGTACAGGTCCCCTCGGCGCTCCCGGCATTCCTGACCGGACTGCGAATCTCCGTGCCGATCATGGTAGTGGTTACCGTGGTGGTGGAGATGCTCGGCCAGAGCCGGGGCCTGGGCTTCCTGATCCGTGACGCCGGCCGCACCTTCGAGCCGTCCCAGGCCCTCGGCGTCATCCTGCTGCTCGGCGTCCTTGGCTTCGTGCTCGATCAACTGCTCCAGGTCGCGACCCGCCAGATTGTCTTCTGGGAGGCACGATCCGATGCCTGA
- a CDS encoding alpha/beta hydrolase family protein — MPESNTLRTRDSGVPPLIEDPASMEALEAWIKKITAVARAGSFALTTVAYGTHPEQVADLWLPDGPGPFPTVVLIHGGGFLARFSKAIMDANAADLVGRGYAVWCPEYRRTDLDGGPRRTTSDIESALAHLSQIEEPLDLDRVAVVGHSAGGYLALWSAGLTAVRHVIALGAVCDLRINARATADYARFVGGTTDEVPDDYEYLDLSRRPASRSTQVILCGELDQPHRIRENRDYVATAIHKGESITLEELPATGHFAFLDPQSLGWTRAMEALEALRL, encoded by the coding sequence ATGCCTGAATCGAACACCCTGCGCACCCGCGATTCCGGCGTTCCGCCATTGATCGAGGACCCGGCCAGCATGGAGGCACTGGAAGCCTGGATCAAGAAGATCACCGCGGTAGCGAGGGCAGGGAGCTTCGCCCTCACCACGGTGGCCTACGGCACCCACCCGGAACAGGTCGCAGACCTCTGGCTGCCTGACGGCCCAGGACCCTTCCCGACGGTCGTGTTGATCCACGGTGGCGGATTCCTGGCCCGCTTCTCCAAGGCAATCATGGACGCTAATGCGGCCGACCTTGTTGGGCGTGGCTATGCCGTCTGGTGCCCGGAGTACCGCCGGACAGACCTCGACGGCGGCCCTCGTCGTACGACGTCCGACATCGAGTCCGCCCTCGCCCATCTCTCCCAGATCGAGGAGCCGCTCGACCTTGATCGGGTGGCGGTCGTGGGGCACTCCGCAGGTGGATACCTCGCGCTGTGGTCCGCCGGGCTAACGGCCGTGCGCCACGTTATTGCTCTGGGGGCGGTGTGCGACCTGCGGATCAACGCCAGGGCTACCGCGGACTACGCCCGGTTCGTGGGTGGAACCACCGACGAGGTCCCGGATGACTACGAGTATCTCGACCTCTCCCGTCGCCCGGCGAGTCGGTCCACCCAGGTCATCCTGTGTGGCGAGCTGGACCAACCGCACCGGATCCGGGAGAACCGCGACTACGTCGCCACCGCCATTCATAAGGGAGAGTCGATCACTCTCGAGGAACTGCCGGCGACCGGCCACTTTGCCTTCCTGGACCCGCAGTCGCTGGGTTGGACTCGAGCAATGGAAGCGCTGGAGGCGCTGCGGTTGTGA
- a CDS encoding VOC family protein translates to MSELSGGAPCWLELGGTPSADVLAHYAAHLGWTYDMNPEDSGYRRAFADGFKVAGFGGPAEPRPERGWRVYIAVDDVDAGRELAVHAGAPALGAIISVPDGRFAWLHHPLGGHMGLFESQTDPGTAVCPGVGRISGWTQESPDCDGVRSFHQAVFGPGFPTLVDYQTSTRAGWIVRVTAEVDHALDLQDPAGNRLRLEPATPSDRTAAGSGRRALKSFTCENLDEVHHRMRARNLLRPQGNDGAEAT, encoded by the coding sequence ATGAGCGAACTGTCCGGTGGTGCCCCCTGTTGGCTGGAACTCGGTGGCACGCCCAGCGCGGACGTGCTGGCGCACTATGCCGCACATCTCGGCTGGACCTACGACATGAACCCCGAGGACTCGGGCTATCGGAGGGCGTTTGCCGACGGCTTCAAGGTGGCCGGTTTCGGCGGTCCCGCCGAGCCTCGGCCCGAGCGCGGGTGGCGGGTCTACATCGCCGTGGACGACGTCGATGCCGGTCGCGAGCTCGCGGTCCACGCGGGCGCTCCCGCACTCGGCGCGATCATCTCCGTCCCCGACGGCCGGTTCGCCTGGTTGCATCACCCCTTGGGCGGGCACATGGGCCTGTTCGAGTCACAGACAGATCCGGGCACCGCGGTATGCCCAGGAGTGGGACGCATCAGTGGTTGGACCCAGGAGTCACCTGACTGCGATGGAGTCCGAAGCTTCCACCAGGCTGTCTTCGGACCCGGGTTCCCGACACTGGTCGACTACCAGACGAGCACACGTGCCGGCTGGATCGTGCGCGTCACCGCGGAAGTCGATCACGCCCTGGATCTGCAAGACCCGGCAGGCAATCGATTGCGCCTCGAGCCCGCCACTCCTTCGGACCGCACTGCCGCGGGGAGCGGTCGGCGGGCGTTGAAGTCGTTCACATGTGAGAACCTTGACGAGGTGCACCACCGAATGAGAGCACGAAACCTTCTTAGACCTCAGGGGAATGATGGCGCAGAAGCAACCTAA
- a CDS encoding MarR family winged helix-turn-helix transcriptional regulator translates to MMAQKQPKRSSDLVDLIIDQWSREVPGLDVSSIGVLGRLHRCDIRYQGLVADVLEEFNLTTAAFDVLASLRRSPEHKRTAGQLAQVGLISSGGLTQRIDRLERSGLVSRTRDPNDRRVVYIELTAAGHNLIDTVLERHFAEQNSFLSGLTRTEQRQLAELLSRLEVSLEVAERMREEPDQDAG, encoded by the coding sequence ATGATGGCGCAGAAGCAACCTAAGCGTTCCTCGGATCTGGTCGACCTCATCATCGACCAATGGTCCCGCGAGGTCCCCGGTCTGGACGTCAGCAGCATCGGCGTGCTCGGCCGGCTGCATCGCTGCGACATCCGCTACCAGGGACTCGTGGCCGATGTGCTTGAGGAGTTCAACCTGACCACGGCGGCCTTCGACGTGCTCGCGTCCCTTCGCCGGAGCCCAGAGCACAAGCGCACTGCGGGCCAGCTCGCGCAGGTCGGCCTGATCAGCAGCGGCGGCCTCACCCAGCGGATCGACAGGCTGGAGAGGTCCGGGCTGGTCAGCCGCACCCGGGATCCCAACGATCGCCGGGTCGTCTACATCGAGCTCACCGCTGCCGGCCACAACCTGATCGACACGGTGCTGGAGCGGCATTTCGCGGAACAGAACAGCTTCCTGTCCGGACTCACCCGCACCGAGCAGCGGCAGCTGGCCGAGCTGCTCTCGCGGCTCGAGGTCTCGCTCGAAGTCGCCGAGCGAATGCGCGAGGAGCCCGACCAGGACGCCGGCTGA
- a CDS encoding aldehyde dehydrogenase: protein MNTTQPDTQLSASRHAALDGVDGLEDLILVGGEWRQGGGELIESRDPATGGVVHAFHGASLEDVEDAVTAGLAASRAGVWADLLPHQRALVLHRIGDLIEERADLISHVQTADTGKCRSETRALAMSAAGTFRYMAAALETMEEAVTPQRAGSLTMTAHEPYGVVAAITPWNSPIASDAQKVAPALAAGNAVVLKPPVWAPLVSLLVGRICEEAGLPAGLLSVLPGSGSVIGNALVAHPSVGKVSFTGGTTTGRKIGRVAADKIMPVTLELGGKSPTIVFADADLEQALAGILFGIFSSSGQSCIAGSRLFIHESVYDDFVGRLVERTRQLRVGPGTDPGTDVAPLVHHSHRDQVAGMVDKAVAEGATVLAGGCIPEDPALAAGAYYLPTILAGVTNQDTICREEVFGPVAVVLPFRDESDLIAQANDNEFGLACGIWTSDYRRAWRVARAIDSGTVWINTYKQFSISTPFSGHKASGLGTEKGRDGIKSYMRQKSIYWDLTGTPLPWGQP, encoded by the coding sequence ATGAACACCACGCAGCCGGACACGCAGCTGAGCGCTTCTCGCCATGCCGCCCTGGACGGGGTGGACGGGCTGGAGGACCTCATCCTGGTCGGAGGGGAGTGGCGGCAGGGCGGCGGCGAGCTGATCGAGTCACGTGACCCGGCCACGGGCGGGGTAGTGCACGCCTTCCACGGGGCATCGCTGGAGGATGTCGAGGACGCGGTGACGGCCGGACTCGCGGCTTCGCGGGCGGGTGTCTGGGCAGACCTGCTCCCGCACCAGCGCGCCCTGGTTCTGCACCGGATAGGTGATCTCATCGAGGAGCGTGCCGACCTCATCTCGCATGTTCAGACCGCTGACACCGGAAAGTGCCGGTCCGAAACCAGGGCACTGGCGATGAGCGCCGCGGGGACCTTCCGGTACATGGCAGCCGCACTGGAAACGATGGAGGAGGCAGTCACGCCCCAGCGCGCCGGCAGCCTGACCATGACGGCGCACGAGCCGTACGGCGTGGTCGCAGCGATTACGCCCTGGAACTCGCCCATCGCCAGTGATGCCCAGAAGGTCGCGCCGGCGCTGGCTGCAGGCAACGCGGTGGTGCTCAAGCCGCCGGTGTGGGCGCCATTGGTGTCCCTGCTGGTCGGCCGGATCTGCGAGGAGGCGGGTCTGCCCGCAGGACTGCTCTCGGTGTTGCCCGGCTCGGGCTCGGTGATCGGCAACGCGCTGGTCGCCCACCCGTCGGTCGGCAAGGTGTCCTTCACCGGTGGAACCACCACGGGGCGCAAGATCGGGCGGGTCGCTGCGGACAAGATCATGCCGGTGACCCTCGAGCTCGGGGGTAAGTCACCGACGATCGTCTTCGCCGATGCCGATCTGGAGCAAGCCCTCGCCGGGATCCTGTTCGGCATCTTCTCCTCCAGTGGCCAGAGCTGCATCGCTGGTTCCCGCTTGTTCATCCACGAGTCTGTCTACGACGACTTCGTCGGTCGGCTCGTGGAACGGACCCGGCAACTGCGAGTCGGACCCGGCACCGACCCGGGCACCGACGTCGCGCCCTTGGTGCACCACTCCCACCGGGACCAGGTGGCCGGCATGGTCGACAAGGCGGTCGCGGAAGGTGCGACGGTGCTGGCCGGAGGATGCATTCCGGAGGATCCAGCGCTGGCTGCAGGCGCCTACTACCTGCCGACGATCCTGGCCGGTGTCACCAACCAGGACACGATCTGCCGCGAGGAGGTCTTCGGGCCGGTCGCTGTCGTACTCCCGTTCAGGGACGAGTCCGACCTGATCGCCCAGGCGAACGACAACGAGTTCGGGCTCGCCTGCGGAATCTGGACCAGCGACTATCGCCGGGCCTGGCGGGTCGCCCGAGCGATCGACTCCGGCACGGTGTGGATCAACACCTACAAGCAGTTCAGCATCTCGACGCCGTTCAGCGGCCACAAGGCCAGTGGACTAGGCACCGAGAAGGGTCGGGACGGGATCAAGTCGTACATGCGCCAGAAGAGCATCTACTGGGACCTGACCGGCACCCCGCTGCCGTGGGGCCAGCCTTGA
- a CDS encoding cupin domain-containing protein, protein MTTTENTVETNDLDALIDSCLATKESRYEDWDTLAFQAEKGGEKFRRAQIRYIGSGATGNHEGDGRTLPSGGFTFSNMLLPAGCVGPEHTHHDVEEAFFVLEGQVEFSVHDVEDGTKTASRVLGYRDLIRVPAGVPRSLKTVSDEDALICVIIGTQKPQLPTYPKTSEMYGVTRD, encoded by the coding sequence ATGACCACGACAGAGAACACCGTGGAGACCAACGACCTCGATGCGCTCATCGACTCCTGCCTGGCCACCAAGGAGAGCCGATACGAGGACTGGGACACGTTGGCCTTCCAGGCCGAGAAGGGTGGCGAGAAGTTTCGCCGGGCCCAGATCCGCTACATCGGGTCCGGTGCGACCGGCAACCACGAGGGTGACGGTCGGACCCTGCCCTCCGGCGGGTTCACGTTCTCTAACATGCTGTTGCCGGCCGGCTGTGTCGGTCCCGAGCACACTCACCACGACGTCGAGGAGGCGTTCTTCGTCCTCGAGGGCCAGGTCGAGTTCAGCGTGCACGATGTCGAGGACGGCACCAAGACCGCCTCCCGTGTTCTCGGCTACCGGGATCTGATCCGGGTCCCGGCCGGCGTACCCCGCAGCCTGAAGACGGTCAGTGACGAGGACGCACTCATCTGCGTGATCATCGGAACCCAGAAGCCGCAGCTCCCGACGTACCCCAAGACGTCGGAGATGTACGGCGTCACGCGCGACTGA
- a CDS encoding PDR/VanB family oxidoreductase, with the protein MLTPTGARELRVNGLNWEAEGVLSVRLTDPSGEALPTWEPGAHLALHLPNGIVREFSLCSDPEDRTGWTVAVLREPSSRGGSAYVHVELRPGDLITVDGPRNNFQLEPAARYVLVAGGIGITPILAMARDLERRGADWSMLYAGRSAATMAFVDELEKLGTAHLRIHADDEAGGPPNLSEVLEGVDADTLVYCCGPEPLLKGVEEGLADAGCLRLERFKAPDPVAPPEGGDQPFEIVCAGSGRRVAVPVGTTALDALDQAGFDMPSSCTEGICGTCETKVLSGIVDHRDFLLSDSEKEAQNTMFICVSRALTPELTLDIS; encoded by the coding sequence ATGCTCACCCCAACAGGAGCACGCGAGCTCCGCGTCAACGGGTTGAACTGGGAGGCCGAAGGCGTCCTGAGTGTCCGGCTCACCGACCCGTCCGGGGAGGCCCTGCCCACGTGGGAGCCAGGCGCCCACCTGGCGCTGCACCTGCCCAACGGCATCGTTCGTGAGTTCTCCCTGTGCTCCGATCCGGAGGACCGCACCGGTTGGACCGTCGCGGTCCTCCGGGAGCCGAGCTCACGCGGTGGCAGTGCCTACGTCCATGTCGAGCTGCGTCCCGGCGACCTCATCACCGTCGACGGGCCACGCAACAACTTCCAGCTCGAGCCGGCGGCGAGGTACGTGCTGGTCGCCGGGGGCATCGGGATCACTCCGATCCTCGCGATGGCTCGCGACCTGGAGCGGCGCGGCGCAGACTGGAGCATGCTCTATGCGGGCCGGTCCGCCGCCACGATGGCCTTCGTCGACGAGCTGGAGAAGCTCGGCACCGCTCACCTGCGCATCCATGCGGATGACGAAGCGGGCGGCCCCCCGAACCTCTCCGAAGTACTCGAAGGGGTTGACGCCGACACGCTCGTCTACTGCTGCGGCCCCGAGCCGCTGCTCAAGGGGGTGGAGGAGGGGTTGGCCGATGCCGGATGCCTGCGCCTGGAGCGGTTCAAGGCCCCCGACCCGGTTGCTCCGCCCGAAGGTGGCGACCAGCCCTTCGAGATCGTCTGCGCGGGGTCGGGAAGACGGGTCGCCGTCCCGGTCGGAACCACCGCTCTCGACGCCCTGGACCAGGCGGGCTTCGACATGCCCAGCTCGTGCACCGAGGGCATCTGCGGCACCTGTGAGACCAAGGTGCTCAGCGGCATCGTCGACCATCGCGACTTCCTGCTGAGCGACAGCGAGAAGGAAGCCCAGAACACCATGTTCATCTGCGTATCGCGGGCGCTGACCCCCGAGCTCACCCTCGACATCTCCTGA
- a CDS encoding VOC family protein yields the protein MSITGIVNPGPPVARLHSLRSVSLLVPDPKSMIDFYTGTWGLSATDQGDDVAWLRGSGQEHHILHLAQHDQNALGKIVFALDTRRAVDAAARGLERLGVAVVREPGPLDDAAGGYGLQFVDPEGRLVELSVERFAVSARDANGRDAIPRKIAHVVLNTVDIDAISTFYCDVLGMRISDWSEHQMAFLRCNSDHHVIAFNQAPWTSLNHVAYEMPSVDHFMRGIGNLRRAGISPEWGPGRHGPGDNTFSYFSDPAGLVCEYTSEVAQIEEDSWLCRVWPRTPELSDQWGTAGPPTEKVRKHMAGVPDAGHLARLTKTA from the coding sequence ATGTCCATCACCGGGATCGTCAACCCCGGGCCGCCCGTGGCCCGCCTCCACTCCCTGCGCTCGGTCTCCCTGCTCGTGCCGGACCCGAAGTCGATGATCGACTTCTACACCGGCACCTGGGGCCTCAGCGCCACCGATCAGGGTGACGACGTCGCCTGGCTACGCGGGTCCGGCCAGGAGCACCACATCCTGCACCTCGCCCAGCACGACCAGAACGCGCTCGGCAAGATCGTCTTCGCTCTCGACACCCGTCGTGCCGTCGACGCAGCCGCCCGCGGACTGGAGAGGCTCGGCGTGGCCGTCGTACGCGAACCGGGTCCGCTCGACGATGCGGCCGGTGGCTACGGGCTGCAGTTCGTCGACCCGGAAGGGCGTCTGGTCGAGCTGAGCGTCGAGCGCTTCGCCGTCTCCGCCCGCGACGCCAACGGCCGGGACGCGATCCCGCGCAAGATCGCCCACGTGGTGCTCAACACCGTCGACATCGACGCGATTAGCACCTTCTACTGCGACGTCCTGGGCATGCGGATCTCGGACTGGTCCGAGCACCAGATGGCCTTCCTGCGCTGCAACAGCGACCACCACGTGATCGCCTTCAACCAGGCGCCCTGGACCTCGCTGAACCACGTCGCCTACGAGATGCCGTCGGTCGATCACTTTATGCGCGGCATCGGCAACCTGCGCCGTGCGGGCATCAGCCCCGAGTGGGGCCCGGGCCGGCACGGACCCGGCGACAACACCTTCTCCTACTTCAGCGACCCGGCCGGACTGGTCTGCGAGTACACCTCCGAGGTCGCCCAGATCGAGGAGGACAGCTGGCTGTGCCGGGTCTGGCCGCGCACCCCGGAGCTCTCAGACCAGTGGGGTACGGCGGGACCGCCCACCGAGAAGGTCCGCAAGCACATGGCGGGCGTGCCGGACGCTGGTCACCTGGCCCGACTCACCAAGACCGCCTGA
- a CDS encoding aspartate dehydrogenase domain-containing protein: MTLTHLRHPATASAQGGPLRVAVLGHGSIGRPVADALKSGNVDGAALAAVVDSHGTQDAAGESITFAQATELADLFVEAAGQNVLAEFGPRVVAAGVDLLVLSIGALADERLHEQLFGGPGRLYLSTGAIGGLDLIRAVADGGTLDKICIETYKQPRTLVQDWMDDQQRAELLEVTGRTEVLRGTPQRIATAFPKSANVAMAVAMAAGDPAKVEAVVFADPECSLTSNEITVQSRTGSYLFQIRNLPSRDNPASSGVVPFAVLRAIQDLAGRRETLI, translated from the coding sequence ATGACGCTCACCCACCTGCGACACCCGGCGACCGCATCAGCGCAAGGGGGCCCGCTGCGCGTCGCCGTGCTCGGCCACGGCTCGATCGGCAGGCCCGTCGCCGACGCACTGAAGTCCGGCAACGTCGACGGAGCCGCCCTGGCTGCCGTGGTCGACTCGCACGGCACCCAGGATGCGGCCGGTGAGTCGATCACCTTTGCCCAGGCCACAGAGCTGGCTGACCTCTTCGTCGAGGCGGCCGGCCAGAACGTGCTCGCCGAGTTCGGACCGCGGGTTGTGGCCGCAGGGGTGGACCTGCTGGTGCTCTCGATCGGGGCGCTCGCCGACGAGCGGTTGCACGAGCAGCTCTTCGGGGGACCAGGCAGGCTCTACCTCTCCACCGGCGCGATCGGTGGGCTGGACCTAATCCGGGCGGTCGCCGACGGGGGCACCCTGGACAAGATCTGCATCGAGACCTACAAGCAACCACGCACACTGGTCCAGGACTGGATGGACGACCAGCAGCGGGCCGAGCTGCTCGAGGTCACCGGCCGCACCGAAGTTCTCCGCGGCACCCCGCAACGGATCGCCACGGCGTTCCCGAAGTCCGCCAACGTCGCCATGGCCGTGGCGATGGCCGCCGGCGACCCGGCCAAGGTCGAGGCAGTGGTGTTCGCCGACCCGGAATGCAGCCTGACCAGCAACGAGATCACCGTCCAGAGCAGAACCGGCAGCTACCTGTTCCAGATCCGCAACCTGCCGTCTCGGGACAACCCAGCCAGCTCCGGAGTGGTGCCGTTCGCCGTTCTGCGCGCAATCCAGGACCTGGCCGGTCGGCGGGAGACGCTGATATGA